The nucleotide window TTTATTCAGCGAAATTTTGCGCGGCCAGACTGCGATGATTCAGCAAGGGAGGCGATTCCGAAAAGACAGAGTCGTGGATTGTTCAGTTATTGACCTTTTAAAAAACTCCGAAGTCTTTATCTTGATGTCGTGCATTCAATGTTTTCGATTAAAGACAGGCATAACAACCAGATTCGGGGAATTCTGTCATACTGAACCTAACTTACTATGTATATGTTGCCACGACTGGTTTTAAAACTCTCTTTGATTCAATTCCAGGCAATCTTGAAATAGATCTTGGGCCTGACTCATCACTAGAATCATCCCAATCAATCAGCAGTAATATTACCAGTAAGTGAGTAATTTAAAGGAAAGGAGTGGAAACATTGACCGCAAGAGTAAGTGACTGGAGACCGGCCAATGTTACTACCGACACAATTTCTGTTGACCCCAATGCATATGGtgtttaaggctggtttccacatgatcgcagatgatcgcagacgatcgcaaagggAGCTATTTTCTTGTAATCGCAGATGATCTCAaccgatcgcagagccgactgtagccatagatttcgttcagcggaaatgtcaaatATAcacgcgcgttgtgctcgcgcgaaaatcaaagcaaacaacatggcggataTCGAGagggaaattttgctgcaatttatttcttcttttagtcctaaagcgacgacaacgtcagcttcaaaaccgaaGAAAACACCGGTTTTGacttcgaaaaatattcatgaagggACATGATACATTAAATTTTTCGCCTGCGATCACGATCAcaggatcgcagacgatcgaaGAAgggtgtttccatatgatcgcagaactttctgcgatccgcgatcgtctgcgatcatatggaaaccagccttaaacaAGCATAGGAATATTGTCACATTGGTGATCCAGCTCACaattattaatgatttatttcataactttttttctttataagtTTCAGGGAATGCGGGAAGAGACCAAAAACCTGAAGCATCTCAGAAAGCAGGCTGTAAAAAGTGTAAGTTGTCTGCTTAATAATAAATAagttataattatttatgaagAGAATTATTAGTAACCACTTAAAGAGAGCTCTAAACATAGAGCTCTATGCACTTCTGAGGAAAGTACCAATTGCAATTCAGAGTCATCATGACCACCTGAGACTTTTTTGAGGGGAATATCTTGGCAATACGTTAGTTTGGCATCAATTATAAAGGAATATAGTTCTGTGTTTCTCTAGCAATATAGGATTGTACATGTAGATACATCCTGTCGGGACTTAATGCATTCCCAGGCATTGTGCTCAGAGGAAAAACATAATCATTTGGAAGCCTAATGCTATAACTTCTACGTAGAAGCTAATCATGCTGAAATATTTTAATCCACAGATTTGGGAATGTGTACACCCTTTAAATTGTTAGGAAAAGCAGTTTTCctatttttaaatagttttaaatGCAATACATATCAGATAGAGAACTTTGTTAAATATCATGGAGGTCATATCTTAAACTTTCTTGATAAACATGTGGATATTGTTATTATGGATATGACATTAAGAAGGAAGACTCCACGGTTCAAATTACCCAGCACTAAGTTCACAAGATCCCAGCAACTGATAGATAAAGCCACCAAGAAAAGTGGTTCGTTTTCAATTGAATTGTTTgctgcaaaatggtcagttcaAATAATTGATCACAAAGAGATTCTGCATTACTGCAATACAGATTTGCATCGAGAAGATATGAGTGTAGGGCTTACTATAAAGCAACTTCAGGTGCCCTTCATAAAGGTGGAAGATCAAAGTAGAAAGTATAGACcagaatttgttgaatttaaATGTTTTCCATTTATGGACACCACAGTCCCAATGCCCTGTTCCCCTTTTGATACATGGTTCAAACTGAATTCAACAGGCAATAAGGATTTCAATGATGAAAATGGCGATCAACAAAATAGGCAATATTTTTGTGAGTTATGTAGTAAAAATTATATAGAAATTCAGAGTCATTTGGGTACTGCTGAACACAAACATGCAGCAATGGATGATGCCAGCTATGCTGGTGTGGATGCTTTAATAAAAAAAGGTGCTAGCGTGGaagattttttgaaaatgattaaAGAGAAACATTCAGTAAGGTCATGTGATATTGAGTAGTTCAGACCAGTGTGCAACATACATGTACATAGAGTGGGGGTGGCATGGGTGGTGCTTAATCTTAAAATGATTTGAGGCTACATGTACTATGTCTAGAAAATATTGATCTTGACTTCTTAACTGATTACTCTGTGTATTCTTATAAACAATTCCAGCGTTTTCCCAATAGAATCTTCCCTAATAATGTTAGGTGCAGTTCAGCAGCCTTCTATGTTGAGTGTGCCGCTTAAAGAATGTATAACTCTTAGTTTGTAGATATGAAATTAGATGTATGGTGCTGAATGTAAAACACATTAATCAcatttataataaaataattatttttgtcttctGTCTTTTTTTATGTTGATTACAGTGTGAGTTAGTATACCTGTATTTTACTAAATCTGCAATTCCTTGTTTTGCTACATGTATCTTTGTGTGACTCAAAGAGCTGCGGACACTTTGATTTAATTGTGACACTTGGGCCACTAGTAGAAATGAGATGCAAATTGGAAAGAAAAGCACAAAGTACAAAGTCAAGTATGCAATAGTGTAACAGAAATTAAATTGCAGTGATTTTCCCTGCTCCTGCACTTAACATCTCTATCAGAAACATTTCACTTGTGCAGCTCTTTGAGTCACATTGTACCTTACATGTAGACATAAGGAACCTTGACTGTTAGGATGGTCCATGGATCATTGATGTTTTCATCTCCTATTTTAATGCAGCTCAAAATATCTTTCTTTTCTGATACTTactatgtcaaaatccaatTTGTATACTTTAGTACGGGATGATGAGTGCATACTGTGGTTGTTGGCTACGCCATGCTGTGAAAGAAAGTGTATGAGAAAACTCTCAGTTGAAGATGTAAATACCACTGAATTACACTTCTGCAACATGGATCAGACACAGCGACGGAACTACGTGCTTGGATATCTGTCCGATCATAGTCGAGTTGAAGATTCAGGCGATTATGTTACAGAATTCATGGTGAAGGGAAAATCAGTGTGTAGAGAAGCATGGCTGTTGATTCATAGTGTCAGCAAAGAATGGTTTAGAAGGCTTTTTAATAAATTCAAGGAGGGTGCAGTCAAAGTGGAGCATGGGAACAAAGGTGTAAAGAAACCATCACAGAGAAGCACAGAGTGCATTGCATGGTTAGAGTTTTTTGTCTCCTGTGTTGGACAGTACCAGCCAGATAATAAGGCAATACACTTGCCTTCATGTTTCACGCGACTGAGCATTTATCAACGCCTATGTGAAGAGAACAAGTCTTTCAATACTCCTTCTATTGGAATGTCGCAGTTTTACTCTATCTTTCATGACAATTTTCCGCACGTCTTCATACCAAAGGTAGGCATATTGCTTTAGTATAAACTTACTCGTGGATCATACATGTAAGACTCGAGCAGATGACACACCAAAACACTACTTgccattgaagaaaaaaagtttcatttttttgttacatGAGTACAAGTCAGAGTTGAAGGTGAATGTCACAcatcaaaactaaaaaaaatgattactTAATTAACTGACATTCTTTGAAATGCAAGTGTTATGATAGTAACTTGCCTTCATGGGGTGTTTACCATCAACACTCATTGAATCTTTTTGTACAGTTGACAGGGTTGTCAAGAAAAGCATTTTGCATATCTCTGTGacagaataaataaatattaattaaataaaatagtATTTTATTCTGCTTTTCCAGTCAATGGTTGATTATAACACAAAATGTCAGTTCTAACTAAGTTAGTACAagtaaaatcattttgcctGAGTGGAAATAATTGTATGGTAGTCTGCACTGTTTAAATTTTAACAGGAAAATCGATTCACAAAATGCACTGATTGTACGAGGTACAaggaggaaaaggaaaaaacagtGGACAAGAAGGCCAGACAAGAAATCGACCGATTATTGACTGAACACATGGAGCTGGTCtggtaagtttttcttttttttattgtacgATTTACAACAGTGCACCTTTCTTAACTTCTGTAATTTGCCATTCccttaagaaaaaaatttgttcTATTTTCACAGGAGAGAGAGGAGAATTTATTACCTGCATCGGTATAAGGCCAGAAAGCATCCTTCCAAATATCTGACAATAATAGATGATGCAATGGACCAGAAAACAACCTGTATTCCACGTGTGCGGAGGAAGACCAAGGCCACCTGTAACTTGGCGACAGTCGGAACTCATTTAGTGGGAGCAATTTTTCATAGTGGCCAATCACCAAATGGGAAAGACGTTTTGGGGTCATTTGATTATTATCAGTGGCCTCATGACCCAAACTTGACCGCATCTGTTTTGCTGTGCATGTTAGTACGATGGTGTGAAAAGTATCAACTTCCACCTGTGTTGTATCTTCAATTGGACAATTGTGTCAAAGAGAACAAGAATCAATATATTTTGTGGCTTCTTGCCCTTCTCGTGGAATTGAAGATTTTTGAGAAGGTAAAATTTTGTGTATTATTGCCAGCTTTTATCCTAGAGGAAGTCTTATAATTACCAGGAATCAATGAGCTTGATCAAACATTTGGTCAAACTATAGACATATCACCATAAAAGCAATATCAATAATGCCTCCTCAATATACAATGTTAAAAAGGCCATTTACATGCTGATATCTTGTAGTGGATATTCTTTACTTGTAAGAACTGTAAATTTATATGTCTGTCTTGAAAAGAAGACTGATAGACATAAtataaaaacacaaaagtcaTGATTACATGTATATCCTGcaaatcaaccaaaaaaaaaactttaaatgcTGAATATTCTTGCCAGCTGCTGCAGTTTAATTTGTGGTAGAGTGAGAGATATACATGTAAATAATATTAAGGAGATATGCATTCAACCATAACAACCAGAGATCATCTTTTTTTCCAGATACGATTGAACTTTCTTCCAGTTGGCCACACACATGAAGATATTGATGCTTTCTTTGGTGTATATTCAAAGCATTTGGCACAAATGGATGTCTACACCATAGAAGGTGGGAATTATTACTAGTCAGAGTGTTGTACATGACTTTTATTTTGTTGTCTGGAAcaaataagtgaataaattttgaaagaaacaccTGGGATGCAAAGGGAAGGAGGTACATATTCATTTGCTTTGAGGAAGTAacaaatatatttgtatttttattacttAAAGTTTAAAAGGTATAacatgaagttccttttcaaaTAGACATGTAGTACTTGGCATCTTTGCCTCTTCAAACCACAGCAAGCcattaaattttcattgctTGATACTTACaatgtatattattatcatatgAACACTGACCTACgaaaaaatagttatttactTTGGTGTACATGGTTGATTGCATGGAAACATTTTTGTAAACCAGCTTATTCATGCAGCTTtaaacatcttcatttttagACTTGTTACAAGCCATGGAAAGCTGCCTGGCAATAATCAAGGCATTTCCATTTTTGCTTGATGTGGTCTACAACATTAAAGAATGGCTTTTGCCTCATGCTGAAGAATTACATGCGCACACCCAGCCAAAGAGTTTTAAATTTGTCAGAGATGAGGAAGGACATTGCATCATGTATTACAGGAATTACTCGCACATGAAATGGGAAGGCCCTCAACGACTCCTCAAGGTATTGAGTTGTATGGTACAatgttaatataataataataattattacacatAGAtagattattaattattttattaaaattacCCTTGCAGCCCGAGGGCTGAATTACATTATTCTTTTACAAatgtaaattaattatttgtaccaataaaatataattattatataatgatAAATTAAGGAGGTTAATTGGTAATAAATTGACAATAATGAAGCTATCATTATGTAAACACTAAATTACAATGTAAAATACAACTAAAATTAGTTGAATTCAGTTTTAAAACAAGTGCAATTAAAGTTAATTTTAAAGGTCAATaagtttgtaataataatttaataataatgacaataatgcaCAATGACTTTGTACTTCCAAAAACTAAGAGCTATAAGAATTTAAACCAACATCTGCAAGGAAGATTGGAATTAGACATACTTGTAACATTTTAACCACACCACAGTACCAGCACATTAAGTTACTTGTAAAGGTTGCATTAATGGCAGTGtagatgactttttttttgtatgattgGTATAAAGCATGGAGTAGCTTGTATACAGAAAACTGACATTCAAAACCAGTGGGAACATTTTATTGTATCCACCTTTTGCTGCATATGGGGAAATTGAAATTGGCTATCTCAGGAGAGatcttttttttccctaaatGTCTAAAAAGTGCAGTTTATGACATTTCCATCTTCTCTTTTCAAGACCATACCAACTGGGAAGCCCAACCTTGTACAGCCCACCctgaataaaattgatgtgGAAGCTTTAAAGAGAGACCTTAAAAAATTTGAGGAAAATTATCCTGTGGGAGTCTCAAGAGCATGGGCTCGGTGGCTTCAGGACATTGACAAACTTTTGGAGCTGCCTAATCACTGGGAGTGGCCTCTAGACATTCTGCAAAGATGTTCCAGAGTACCGAGGCTAGTGAATGAGGATATCTCTATTCCTAATCATTTGCAAGCTATGCGTGACAAAGAAACAGTGGAGACTCAACAGGtgtgtttctttgctttctaCATGCATCACAAGTGCCAAACACAAGATTGGCAGAGTTACATGTATCTCATGTAGATTTTTTAGGTGTAAAGTGCATTCATTTGGGAATTTTTAAACTGGGACCTAGAGGAATTGAAAGATAAATGAGCCAGACACTTCACTGTACATCTCAATACACATGCTTGTATAATAAAACATAAGTGTTATAAATGTGCATAATTATAATTACAGTGACTATGTTCCATGGAATCCCTAGACATTAGATATGTTAATTCAACCTATTTAACTAAGCAGAGTGTCTTTGGATACTTCAGATTTACACTGGGCGATACAGGCCAACAAGAGAGCGGGAAAACCTAGTACAAGCCGTTGATGACTGCTTGGAGAACATTGAGGTGGGAAAGTTTGTGGCAGTCCACCTTGCCAATTATGATAGAGTGCCAGTTATTGGGAAGGTTCTTGAAGTGAATGGCGATAGCATTAAGATCCACTACTGGAAAGGTTCTTTTAAGGGGAAGTGGAGTCCACAAGATGTGCCCAGAAGGCGGACTCCATGGCTTGATGAGCTCCCCAAAACTTGTATCATATTATGTTCATTTTCATTAACTGAGGACAGCAAACTATTGCCATCTACAAGGAGGCATCTTCAAGATGAGTATGCTAGATTAAAACAGAATAAGTAGCATTGCTTATAACATTCACCAGCAACTCTTGGATCTGTATCTGTCACTAGGTcttatttgaaaacaatttcaccCACAGTCTTGTAATGCACAGTATTGAACCTGAATGGTCTTTTTGTTTTAAGACAGTGAGCTGCCTTGTTTCACATTTTTACTTGTTAAACTTCTTAAACATCATTCTTTCAGGATAATCTGTGCATATGTATGGAATCTATTATGAAGATTGTGATAttgtacataataattatttcaaattaaatagTATTATTAGGAAAAAGATATCTCTATCAGATGTTgttcaaagacaaaatttaatgtggCTGCACTGGATATTACTTTAtatgttgaataaattttaTATGGTGAAACAATTAGTCCTTGCTCTACTCCAGAATTGACTTAACGCTCAGATTTTATAGCATAAATTTTACTGCCTAGGGGCCAGAGGAGGAAAAAATCCTTTTCTTAGGTTGTTTGGCTGATTACATATTCTGAATCTTCGTGGGACCacgtttttgttgtgtttcagaaattctgaatcctctCATTActgtgttcttggggggatcagaagttctgaattttttcctatgttcttgggggatcagaaattctgaattttttcctatcttcttggggggatcagaaattctgaatttttgcttgtattcttggggggatcagaaattctgaatttttgcctgtgtttttggggtgatcagaaattctgaatttctgcctgtgttcttggggggatcagaaattctgacttttttcctatgttcttggggggatcagaaattctgaatttttttcctgtgttcttggggggatcagaaattctgaatttttgcttgtattcttggggggatcagaaattctgaatttttgcctggGTTTTTGGggtgatcagaaattctgaatttctgcctgtgttcttggggggatcagaaattctgacttttttcctatgttcttggggggatcagaaattctgaatttttttcttgtgttcttggtgggatcagaaattctgaatttttgcctgtgttcttggagggatcagaaattctgaatttttgcctgtgtttttggggggatcagaaattctgacttttttcctatgttcttggggggatcagaaattctgaatttttttcctgtgttcttggtgggatcagaaattctgaatttttgcctgtgttcttggagggatcagaaattctgaatttttgcctgtgtttttggggtgatcagaaattctgaatttttgctggtgttcttggggggatcagaaattctgaatttttgcctgtgttcttggagggatcagaaattctgaattttttcctatgttcttggggggatcagaaattctgaatttttccctgtgttcttggggggatcagaaattctgaagttTTGCCTGTGTtattggggggatcagaaactctgaattttttcctgtgttattcaggggatcagaaattctgaattttttgctgtgtccttggggggatcagaaattctgaatcctctCCTGTGTTGTTGAGGGGGTCAGAAATCCTGAATACCCTCCTGTGCTCCTGTGGGCATCGTAAATTTTAAATCCTCTCCTGTGTTTATAGGGGTATCAGAAATTTTGAATCTCCATTTTTCTATGGGAGAACCTCTCGAGAAATTCAGAGGATCATTTGGGTTTTATGCGTGGCTCAGGCATTCCAATTAAGTTTGGGTAAAGAATGGGAGGTTTGTTTGGATGAATTTTGTGATTCCTTGCAAACAGGGAAATTTTCCTTGTGagttttaacatcattttaacATTTAGAGTAAACTGCAAAAATAGTCTTTGGAATTTAgtggtcattttcaatttccgtGGAGGCTCCACGTTTTATTTTCGGCCAATTTTACACTCGTTTCCAAGCGAACTTAGAAGCCTACAACGAACAAAAACTATTCTCCGAGACAGGGTCCCATTCTACCAAGAAAAAGGAGTCGTTTTTGAGGTAATTCTCAGTACTTGCTCCGAATTTTCCCAAATTGGAAcaccacattttagtttggaaggcGTTGTAGTCGAGAGTTCTCGCTAGCACTCAAGCTTTTCCAGTAAATTAAAGAAATAcgttaaataaaaatgttaagtCAAACTTTTACCTGAAAAGTATGAAAGCTAGTCGATCACCTCACgaaaaaaaatactttaagACCTAAATTCCAACAGCATACACCGCAAAAAAGTCACCAACTCACGGTCGGTTTTATGaaaattcattaattttagCTCTACATGACCAAAAACTCAAATATTGAATCTACTGAATGCAAATTCCAGCCTCTGCAAGGCGCTTCGCTAGCAAATACCGTTACCAGCTTGACAGCTTGAAACTTTCAAGAgaccaaaaacaatacttcaaccGTGACAGGTGAAACATTGTGCTTGTAAGTAAGCAATAACCCACATTAACatgtgcaaaattttttttccgacggaaaaaaaagacttttttatGAATGAGGTTTGAATGAATTGTTCGCCAGGTTTCGTTAAAAATACCAAATTAGTCTTAACTGACTTGATTACTGATAAACTGACTGGTTTTACTTTCGCTAAATCATCGTGAAGATTCTGACGATTCGACTGATTCCtgggggcctgtttctcgaaagacccggtaactacCGGGCCCGATAACTTACCGGCCGCGGGGACGGTTAACGGGCAACTTTACCGGGACCGGAATAGCGTTTCTCGAAGCACCCGTAAACTTTCCCGATACTTACCGGGTCCGATAAAATAGCGGGTTGTTACCACTCTACAACGCGCGCCTCACGCTCGTCCCCGAGAGAAGGAGA belongs to Acropora muricata isolate sample 2 chromosome 9, ASM3666990v1, whole genome shotgun sequence and includes:
- the LOC136929123 gene encoding uncharacterized protein, with the translated sequence MMENPSSRDLLFEVFDDSSNDPCSSPGAYLPHSTPIKNSRQLRTPLEPEIFITSDSEPEIEVFDVDTSSVCDVSNCHSSIEVFDESSELQGNLEIDLGPDSSLESSQSISSNITISGNAGRDQKPEASQKAGCKKLRDDECILWLLATPCCERKCMRKLSVEDVNTTELHFCNMDQTQRRNYVLGYLSDHSRVEDSGDYVTEFMVKGKSVCREAWLLIHSVSKEWFRRLFNKFKEGAVKVEHGNKGVKKPSQRSTECIAWLEFFVSCVGQYQPDNKAIHLPSCFTRLSIYQRLCEENKSFNTPSIGMSQFYSIFHDNFPHVFIPKENRFTKCTDCTRYKEEKEKTVDKKARQEIDRLLTEHMELVWRERRIYYLHRYKARKHPSKYLTIIDDAMDQKTTCIPRVRRKTKATCNLATVGTHLVGAIFHSGQSPNGKDVLGSFDYYQWPHDPNLTASVLLCMLVRWCEKYQLPPVLYLQLDNCVKENKNQYILWLLALLVELKIFEKIRLNFLPVGHTHEDIDAFFGVYSKHLAQMDVYTIEDLLQAMESCLAIIKAFPFLLDVVYNIKEWLLPHAEELHAHTQPKSFKFVRDEEGHCIMYYRNYSHMKWEGPQRLLKTIPTGKPNLVQPTLNKIDVEALKRDLKKFEENYPVGVSRAWARWLQDIDKLLELPNHWEWPLDILQRCSRVPRLVNEDISIPNHLQAMRDKETVETQQIYTGRYRPTRERENLVQAVDDCLENIEVGKFVAVHLANYDRVPVIGKVLEVNGDSIKIHYWKGSFKGKWSPQDVPRRRTPWLDELPKTCIILCSFSLTEDSKLLPSTRRHLQDEYARLKQNK